A portion of the Algimonas porphyrae genome contains these proteins:
- a CDS encoding ABC transporter permease, whose protein sequence is MIGDFARLLQAEWLKLRRSLIWLLILAVPLMVFLLGVAIIATGNSTDQWDMLAMSGAAIWSFFLLPMTATALTALVAQLEHGARGWSYMLALPHRKTAVFAAKAVIVLAVMALISALVALANLGSGLVAGWIAPDQAMQGALPLALSSGIMGKMWLTGLLVVAIQFAVAMRYRSFAVPVVVGIAGTFVAVVATSAQQGLYFPWLMATNILNTDPSKATQALLMGSLGGLIVFALSIIWLSRRDWH, encoded by the coding sequence ATGATCGGAGATTTTGCACGGCTGTTACAGGCGGAATGGCTGAAACTGCGCCGTTCGCTGATCTGGCTGCTGATCCTGGCGGTCCCTCTGATGGTCTTCCTGCTCGGTGTGGCGATCATCGCGACGGGGAACAGTACGGACCAATGGGACATGCTCGCCATGAGCGGCGCAGCGATCTGGAGCTTCTTCCTGCTGCCGATGACGGCGACGGCGCTCACGGCGCTGGTCGCGCAACTGGAACATGGCGCGCGGGGTTGGTCTTACATGCTGGCCCTGCCGCACCGCAAGACTGCCGTCTTCGCCGCCAAGGCCGTGATCGTGCTGGCCGTCATGGCCCTGATCAGCGCACTGGTCGCGCTGGCCAATCTCGGCAGCGGTCTGGTCGCAGGCTGGATCGCACCGGACCAGGCCATGCAGGGCGCGCTACCGCTCGCACTGTCGAGCGGGATCATGGGAAAGATGTGGCTGACGGGCCTGCTCGTGGTCGCGATTCAGTTCGCCGTCGCCATGCGCTACCGCAGTTTCGCCGTGCCCGTCGTGGTCGGTATTGCCGGGACCTTCGTCGCCGTCGTCGCGACCAGCGCGCAGCAGGGTCTTTATTTTCCCTGGCTGATGGCAACCAACATATTGAACACAGATCCCTCTAAGGCCACGCAAGCCCTTCTGATGGGCAGCCTTGGCGGGCTTATCGTCTTTGCACTGTCAATTATCTGGCTCTCCCGCCGCGACTGGCACTAG
- a CDS encoding ABC transporter ATP-binding protein, whose translation MDTAIATTGLRRHFGQVKAVDGVALHVPAGSVFGFLGPNGSGKTTTIRLLLGLIRADAGQVRINGVDLAQDRRAALSGVGAIVETPALYPNLTGRELLRVAALLLNPSEGEIDRVLDIVGLRDAAARRIGDYSLGMRQRLALARALMGRPRLLVLDEPTNGLDPAGIADMRKLITELPTRSGTTVFISSHQLSEIQQICTDCALIKSGQLVSQGPLGALMAQAPSRLEIETDSPAKAQEIARQQMLDALGTDNGLVVQSPLDQGARARLVKALVEAGCAVSQVTQRETSLEQLFLTLTTDGPDGNARRAAS comes from the coding sequence ATGGATACAGCCATCGCAACCACCGGCTTGCGGCGTCATTTTGGTCAGGTCAAAGCCGTTGATGGGGTGGCGCTCCATGTTCCGGCAGGCAGCGTGTTCGGTTTTCTCGGCCCGAATGGTTCGGGTAAGACGACAACCATCCGTCTGCTGCTCGGCCTCATCCGGGCCGATGCCGGGCAGGTCAGGATTAACGGCGTCGATCTGGCGCAGGACCGCCGCGCCGCCCTGTCCGGGGTCGGCGCGATCGTCGAAACGCCGGCCCTCTATCCCAATCTGACGGGCCGGGAATTGCTGCGTGTCGCGGCCTTGCTATTGAACCCGTCCGAAGGTGAAATTGACCGCGTGCTCGACATTGTCGGCTTACGCGATGCCGCCGCGCGCCGCATCGGGGACTACTCTCTCGGCATGCGACAGCGGCTGGCGCTGGCCCGAGCGCTGATGGGGCGCCCCCGCCTGCTTGTGCTGGACGAACCGACCAACGGGCTCGACCCTGCCGGTATCGCTGATATGCGGAAACTGATTACCGAGCTGCCGACGCGTTCCGGCACGACCGTTTTCATCTCCAGCCACCAGCTGTCCGAAATCCAGCAGATATGCACCGATTGTGCCCTGATCAAATCCGGCCAGCTTGTATCCCAAGGCCCTCTGGGCGCCTTGATGGCTCAGGCGCCGTCCCGGCTCGAGATCGAGACGGACAGCCCGGCAAAGGCGCAGGAGATCGCGCGCCAGCAGATGCTTGACGCCCTCGGCACGGATAATGGCTTGGTCGTCCAGTCGCCGCTCGATCAGGGGGCGCGGGCCCGGCTGGTAAAAGCGCTGGTCGAGGCCGGATGCGCCGTCAGCCAGGTCACACAGCGCGAAACAAGTCTGGAGCAGCTTTTTCTGACACTGACCACAGACGGTCCGGACGGCAATGCCCGGAGGGCCGCATCATGA
- a CDS encoding DUF4177 domain-containing protein gives MKQRWEYKIVEGGSGMSGAKIRDNSTDILNRLGLEGWEAYAINCNTAPTVFYLKRPR, from the coding sequence ATGAAACAGAGATGGGAATATAAGATCGTGGAAGGCGGCTCCGGCATGAGCGGCGCGAAAATCCGCGACAATAGTACGGACATACTGAACCGCCTCGGCCTGGAGGGCTGGGAAGCCTACGCGATCAATTGCAATACGGCTCCGACGGTCTTCTACCTCAAACGCCCCCGCTAG